GCGCCTTTCCACATTGAAAGTTCGCCTGCTCGCGTCTGCCGCATTGAAGCGTGCGGCACGATGGCAATTGAAATTGCATGCTCAATTTGCTCTCCTTTTAGCCCTAAGAGCTTTGCTGCTCCGCACGCTGTGCCAATGCCAATGTAATTCACATGGTCCCAACGATTTTTACGCAGACTTGCCGCATCGCAAAGGTTAATTGGAATTTCGTAAGCGATTGCCAGCGCAGTGATAAGCTCTTCGGTCGAATTGCCATTCCACTCAGCGAGTGCCATCAGTGCACCAATCATATCTGACGGATGAAGCGGTTCTTTGGAAAGGTAAGTGTCATTGAAGTCGAGGTAGCGCACTGCCACGCCATTGACAAAGCCCGCAATTTCAGGTGGTGTTTTTGTTGCCGTGCCCCAGAGTGTGCTGCCACGCTGTCCAGGCGCAAGTGCAAAGTCGTAAGCGTAGTTGCGCACGGCTTTTGGTGTATCTTCGCCGATTGCACTCATAGCCGTGCCAAAACTATCCAGAATGCGGCGCTTGACCTCATGGATGGTCTCCTTTGGCAATTGTGAATATGTGATGGCTTCAGTATAGGAGGCAAAGAGCTTACTGTAACGATCCGACATTGTTTGACTTCGTTGAAAGGTTGTTTGGAAGCAATAGTGGGCGAAGATAAAAAACTTACGTGGAAATTCGCTTGGCAAGCTTGCTCATTCTGTCAAGTTGACGGTTCTCTGCAAATAAAAGAGGGCGGGTTACAGCCGCCCTGCACACCAGATTGCCCTTTTGCGCACTCCCTTAGTTCACTGACGCGGTTATCGGCGCATCTTGCGAGACACTCTTTGTATGGCTGCTACCCAGCGTGGGTGCGAAGCTATCGAGCGATTCACCATGCTGGCTAATGTCAAGACCGATTTCTTCTTGCTCTTCGCGTACTCGCAGGGGAATAATCATATCAGTTACCTTGTAGAGTATGTACGACCCGCCAAAGGTGTAGACGGAAACAATCAGCAAAGCCAAGAGATGATAAAGGAAGGTCTCTGTTTTCCCGAAGGCTAAGCCAACGCCCTGCGCAAAAATTCCTGTCGCAATCATTCCCACGATGCCACCAACGCCGTGACAAGGGAACACATCCAGCGTATCGTCCAGCGTAGATTGATTTTTCCAGTGCACGGCAAGGTTGCTCACTATGCTTGCAATCGTGCCAATGAAAAGACTTGCTCCAACACTCACATATCCAGCTGCAGGCGTAATTGCCACAAGTCCGACCACCGCACCCACACAGGCGCCCAAGGCAGATGGCTTTCTGCCACGCAGACCGTCGAAGAAAATCCATGAGAGCATGGCTGCGGCTGATGCAGTGTTGGTGGCTAAGAAGGCCGATGTGGCGGTCTCATTCGCCGCCAAGGCTGAGCCCGCATTGAACCCAAACCAGCCAAACCAGAGCATTCCCGTTCCCAAAATCACAAATGGGATATTGGCTGGAGTGTGTGCCTCGCCTGAATGGTGCGACTTACGCCGCCCTAAAAAGAGTGCGCCTGCTAAGGCAGCAAACCCAGCTGACATATGCACCACCGTGCCCCCTGCAAAATCCAGCACGCCCCAGTTGCGCAGAAAACCATTCGGATGCCATGTCCAGTGTGCCAGAGGCGCATAGATAAAGAGGCTAAACAAGCAGATGAACAGTAGGTAACTTGAAAAGCGCACGCGCTCCGCAAAAGAGCCCGTAATTAACGCAGGGGTGATAATTGCAAACTTTAGCTGAAAGAGTGAAAAGAGCACCAGTGGAATGGTCGGTGCCAGCGCTTCGTCTGTCGAGACACTCACACCTTGAAACATAAAGAAAGTCAGCGGATTGCCGATGAGCCCAAACTTTTCTCCCCCGAGGCTTTCGCCAAAGGCCAGGCTGAAGCCACACACAATCCAGAGAATGGAAATGACGCCCATAGCAATAAAACTTTGCAGCATGGTCGAAATGACATTGCGTCGTCCCACCATTCCGCCGTAGAAAAACGAGAGTCCGGGCGTCATGAGCAACACTAAGCCTGTTGCAGTCAGCATCCAAGCTACGTCGGCTGCAACGATTGGCTTTGCGTTTGGATTTATTGGCGCAACGGGCACAAACAGCCCTACTATACTGGCTAGGACAAGTAACGCAAACGGCACTATCCACTTTTTCTCCATTGCTTCCTCCATTTAATAGGTTAAGCGATACAGCGCTAAAGTAAAAAATTTTTAAGTTTTTCCAAATCAAACCTAATCTTTTTAGAAATAGCACCGCTAAAACTTTATATTTGAAAGCAATTCCTCAGCTCAACCAGCTTCTTCCTCATTAATTCTGTGCGCTGGGTTTGGCATTGCCTTACAAAGGTTTTATTTTCTTTTGCTTTAAGCATTATGGTCAAGCGTAAGAAAGCCGTTGTAACCTACGAGGTTGCAATTATTCCCAGTGATGGCTCGGCGGCACGTACATACAGCGGATTGACTAAAGGCAAGGTTATTTCCGCTCTGGTTGCACTCTGCGCTGGTGTAGCGCTTATCTCGACGCTGCTGATTGCACTCACGCCTATTCGCACTTTGCTTCCGGGCTATGGCGATGCAGACCGCTACCAGAAACTCTTGCTTGAGAATCAAATGCGCCTTGATAGCTTGAGCAGTCGCTTGATGTTGTTTGATGCATACAGCCGAAAGTTGCGCACGGTGCTTGGCGCGCTTAGCGACACGAATGCGAAAGGCACCCCTTCTATGCCTAGTCGCACACGAGCAGGTGTTGCGGTCTCACTCCCAAGTGATGCCTATGCGTCTCTTTCTCGCAAAGCGCCTGAGACATTTTTAGGGTTTCTGGTGCAAGGCACACCATCGCAGCCCTTTCGCCGTGAGCGCAGCCACTACGGCCTTGACATTGCGACCGCCTTAAACGAACCCATCGGAGCTATTGCAGATGGCACCGTCATCTTTGCAGATTGGACTGACGACTATGGCTACACGCTGATTCTCTGGCACGGTTCATACCTTAGCTTCTACAAGCACTGCAACGCAGTGCTGGTGCGAGACGGCGAACCTGTGCTCAAAGGTCAGATTGTTGCGCTGACGGGCAACACAGGGCGAGAGAGTTCTGCACCGCACTTGCATCTTGAAATTTGGAAAGACGGTATTCCACAAGATCCTGAGCTTTATCTTTCTAAATAACTGACGCAGCACATGTTTGGGAAAAAGGACAATCGTCAGACGGCTTTTGCCACTTCTCTGCCAAGCAATGGAAGTGAAAACAAGCTCAGCATCGTTGCAGAAGGCACAACAGTGCGCGGCGATTTTGAAACTGCTGGCAATTTGCGTATTGACGGCAAAGTGCTTGGTAACATTATCTCATCAGCAAATGTTGCCATCGGTCAAGGTGGTTCTGTAGAGGGCAATATCACAGCTGCAATGGTTAAAATTTCTGGTCGCGTGCATGGTAACTTGGAAGTACATGGTCGATTAATTTTAGACGCCACTGCGGTACTTATCGGTGAAGTGAAAACCAAGCTGCTCTCGGTAGAAGAAGGGGCTACCTTCAATGGCAAGGTTACAATGGAAAGTGGGCTTGGCACAGAAACCGTTACCTCTGTTAGCAAGGAGTATGCACAATGAGCCTGCTGGGCGATCTGCGCAAATCCGTGCGTGAAGCGGGCGAGGCACAGCGTAAGTCGGCTGCATATTTGAGCGTTGGGATTCAGATAGCTGTTGCGTTTGCACTGTTCGTGTTTGGTGGCTACAAGCTCGACGAGGCACTGGGCACAAAGCCTATCTTTCTACTTCTTGGCATGCTGTGTGCCTTGATTGCCCTTTTTACGATTCTCCTTCGCCTTGCAGGATGGAGCTCAGGATCTTCTCGCACCCTTTCAGATTCTACATCTCCGAAGTCTAATTCAAGCACTAATCCACAATGAAATTAATATCCGCTAAACCGCTCTTGGATTTTCTTGCCTTGATGGCTATCTTTACTTTTCTTCTGTGGATACTGATTGCGCTGGCTGGAATTGGGTCGCACTCGGTTTTCTATGCGTGGGCGATTGTCGCCACAAATGCAGTGCTGGGCTATGTCCTCTTTGAGTACGGCTACGCGATAAAATCGCCCCATTTCTTCCGCACCGTGTTGCTTGGGCAAGCGATGCGTCTTTTTTTTGTCGCAGCCGCTATTGTGGCACTCACGCTTCTCCGAGTGGTGGAATTAGCACCTTTTGCTTGGTCAGTGATAGGCTTTTACGCAGTTTATCTACCTATTGAGGTGTTGGCATGCCTTGGTAGGATGAAAATGGAAAAAAGATTGGAGAAGTTAAGACAACTTTTTTAACTGTCTGTGGCTTATATGCTTGGCTTGAAGGCATCTTTTCTTGCGCTTAGCCTTGCGGCAATCGTGAGCTTGCCTGCTTTGGCTTCCGACTCCAAGCACGATGAAGGCGATAGCCAGAAATTAGACGTAATGCATCACATTTTAGATGCTCGCACCTTAGATTTTGAGCCTTTCGGGGAGATACATTTGCCGCAGTTTCCACCCATTCAGATTGGCAGTTTTACGATTGATATTTCACCTACTCGCCATGTGGTGATGATGTGGATTGCCTCGGCGTTGCTCTTAGCGCTGATGATTCGCGTCGGCAATCGCTACAAAGCGATGACTTCACCAGCGGCGCCAAGCGGGCTAGCGAATGTGGTGGAAGCGGTCGTGCAGTTTATCCGTGACGACATTGCGCGCCCGAATATTGGTGAGCACTATCAGCGCTTTCTGCCTTATCTTTTGACGGTCTTTTTCTTCATTCTTTTCTGCAATTTGCTTGGTCTGGTACCTTTTGCTGCAACTGCTACGGGCAACATTGCCGTAACGATGACGCTTGCTACGTTCACATTTGTTCTCACGCAGTATGCAGGTATTCGGGAAAACGGCATTCGTGGGTGGCTTGCGCATCTGACAGGCGGCGCACCGCCTGTGCTCTGGATTATTATGATTCCTGTGGAAATTGTCAGTCTCTTTGTCAAGCCCTTTGCACTCACGATGCGTCTTTTTGCCAATATGACCGCTGGGCACACGGTTATTATCGTGCTCATCAGCTTAATTTTTATCTTTAAGAGTTTTCTAGTCGCACCTGTTTCAATTGCACTCACGCTGGCTATCTACGGCTTGGAGCTGTTTGTTGCCTTTATGCAGGCTTACATTTTCACGATGCTCTCGAGCGTTTTTATTGGCTTAGCGATGGCGCATGGGCACGAAGAGGGTGCGCACTGAATAGTGCGTTTTTTCTTTTAACCATCTCCTGGAGGAAAACATCAAACATGGGTAACGAAGCACTTGCATTTCTGGGCGCAGGCATCGGCGCTGGTATTGCCGCTGTCGGTGCGGGCATTGGTATTGGCAATGCAGTAGGCTCTGCTGCCGAAGCAATTGCCCGTCAACCTCAAGCCTCGGGCGACATTCGCGGTCTGACTCTCATTGCTGCGGGTCTGGTTGAAGGTGCAGCGATTATTGCGCTGGTCGTGTGCTTGCTCCTTGCCATAAAGTAACCTATCGGGCGTAAGGCATTGCCTTGCGCCCATTTTCTTAAATTTGCGTTGAACCGATACCGTTTATGGCGCTACTTAGTCTCATTTTGCTGGAGGGCAGTCTGCTGAGTCCCAACCCTGGACTGATTTTCTGGACTGCGGTTACTTTTCTCATTTTGCTGTTCGTCTTGCGTGCTACAGCTTGGACGCCGATTGTCAATGCCTTAGACGAGCGTGAACGCAGCATTCAATCGGCAATTGCACGCGCAGAACAAGCTCGCACCGAAGCTGAAAAACTCTTAGCTGAGCACAAAGCGATGCTGGCTAAGGCTCAGTTAGAAGCTGACCGCATTATTCAGGAAAGCCGAGTGGCGGCAGAAAAGATTCGCAGCGAGATTTTGGAGAAGGCAAATGCCGAAGCACGCAAAATGATTGAAGAAGCCAAGCTCACAATTGCCACAGAAAGACAGCGTGCCTTAGCGGCTCTGCGCGATGAGGTCGCTGAACTTGCTATTAAGAGCGCTGAGCTGATTATTCGCCACAATCTTGATGCAGAGCGACACAAGGAGCTTATTGCCGCTGCCCTAAATGAG
This genomic interval from Chloroherpetonaceae bacterium contains the following:
- a CDS encoding M23 family metallopeptidase, with translation MVKRKKAVVTYEVAIIPSDGSAARTYSGLTKGKVISALVALCAGVALISTLLIALTPIRTLLPGYGDADRYQKLLLENQMRLDSLSSRLMLFDAYSRKLRTVLGALSDTNAKGTPSMPSRTRAGVAVSLPSDAYASLSRKAPETFLGFLVQGTPSQPFRRERSHYGLDIATALNEPIGAIADGTVIFADWTDDYGYTLILWHGSYLSFYKHCNAVLVRDGEPVLKGQIVALTGNTGRESSAPHLHLEIWKDGIPQDPELYLSK
- the atpE gene encoding ATP synthase F0 subunit C, which encodes MGNEALAFLGAGIGAGIAAVGAGIGIGNAVGSAAEAIARQPQASGDIRGLTLIAAGLVEGAAIIALVVCLLLAIK
- a CDS encoding AtpZ/AtpI family protein, which codes for MSLLGDLRKSVREAGEAQRKSAAYLSVGIQIAVAFALFVFGGYKLDEALGTKPIFLLLGMLCALIALFTILLRLAGWSSGSSRTLSDSTSPKSNSSTNPQ
- a CDS encoding F0F1 ATP synthase subunit B, with translation MALLSLILLEGSLLSPNPGLIFWTAVTFLILLFVLRATAWTPIVNALDERERSIQSAIARAEQARTEAEKLLAEHKAMLAKAQLEADRIIQESRVAAEKIRSEILEKANAEARKMIEEAKLTIATERQRALAALRDEVAELAIKSAELIIRHNLDAERHKELIAAALNEMPAQVTEFAGK
- a CDS encoding ammonium transporter, which translates into the protein MEKKWIVPFALLVLASIVGLFVPVAPINPNAKPIVAADVAWMLTATGLVLLMTPGLSFFYGGMVGRRNVISTMLQSFIAMGVISILWIVCGFSLAFGESLGGEKFGLIGNPLTFFMFQGVSVSTDEALAPTIPLVLFSLFQLKFAIITPALITGSFAERVRFSSYLLFICLFSLFIYAPLAHWTWHPNGFLRNWGVLDFAGGTVVHMSAGFAALAGALFLGRRKSHHSGEAHTPANIPFVILGTGMLWFGWFGFNAGSALAANETATSAFLATNTASAAAMLSWIFFDGLRGRKPSALGACVGAVVGLVAITPAAGYVSVGASLFIGTIASIVSNLAVHWKNQSTLDDTLDVFPCHGVGGIVGMIATGIFAQGVGLAFGKTETFLYHLLALLIVSVYTFGGSYILYKVTDMIIPLRVREEQEEIGLDISQHGESLDSFAPTLGSSHTKSVSQDAPITASVN
- a CDS encoding polymer-forming cytoskeletal protein, with protein sequence MFGKKDNRQTAFATSLPSNGSENKLSIVAEGTTVRGDFETAGNLRIDGKVLGNIISSANVAIGQGGSVEGNITAAMVKISGRVHGNLEVHGRLILDATAVLIGEVKTKLLSVEEGATFNGKVTMESGLGTETVTSVSKEYAQ
- the atpB gene encoding F0F1 ATP synthase subunit A — its product is MLGLKASFLALSLAAIVSLPALASDSKHDEGDSQKLDVMHHILDARTLDFEPFGEIHLPQFPPIQIGSFTIDISPTRHVVMMWIASALLLALMIRVGNRYKAMTSPAAPSGLANVVEAVVQFIRDDIARPNIGEHYQRFLPYLLTVFFFILFCNLLGLVPFAATATGNIAVTMTLATFTFVLTQYAGIRENGIRGWLAHLTGGAPPVLWIIMIPVEIVSLFVKPFALTMRLFANMTAGHTVIIVLISLIFIFKSFLVAPVSIALTLAIYGLELFVAFMQAYIFTMLSSVFIGLAMAHGHEEGAH